GCCGCCTCGCGGATGGCGCGGCCATAGGAATACTCGGCGGTCATGTGGCCGATACGGATCGGTGTACGCTCGCGCGCCGCGACGCCGATCACGCCCTCACCATAACCGATTTCCGCACCCACACCCGAGTTCTCGTAGCCGCGGCTGGCGACGGTATACAGCCGCTCACGGCCCACGTCCGCCATCAGCAGCAGGGCCTGCGGGATATCGAACTCGGTCGCGAGGCAGTCGAGCGTCTGTTCCAGCAGGCTTGCCAGGTCACTGCAGGCATTGAGTTTTTCGACCGCCACACGCAGTGCCGACAGCAGGCTGAGCCGCGGCGCTGGCGCGGGCAGCGGCTGGGCGGAGAGTTGTTCGATCGTCAGCAGCCGGTAGATATCGGCGCCGAGCAGTCGAAATACTCCGCTCATGCCGGTGTGCGAGGCGATGCCGGCCAGCTTGGCCTTCATCCGCTCGAACAGCGGCCCCGCCGTTTCGGTGCGCAGATACTCCAGGCTCATGCGGTACATCTGCGCCGTCGCCGGGTGTGTCAGCAGCAGCCGCGCCTGGGGGTTGGCCAGGATGTTTTCGCGCGTCTTGTTGAAGAACTGGAACGACAGCGCGACATGCACGCTGTCCACGTACTCGACCTGCGACAGATAGGCCACGTTGGGCGTGCCGTCCGGCGCGCAGGTGGCGATCACGGCCGGCACCGCACCTTCCAGACATTCACGGATGGCGTCGAGTGTGGGACTCATCGCGTGAGCGGTGCGCCGGCACCCGGTCCCGGCGTCTGGCTGAAGGCGGCCTCGGGCGTAAAGCTGAGCGCAACCAGCGCGTCGTGATCCGCAGCCAGCAGTGCGGCGGTAAAGCCATGACCGTAACCGATCGTGGCCAGCTCTTCCGCGAGCAGGTCGCGGTAGCGCGCAACGATGGCGTGATCGCCTTCGGCCAGCGGCTCGATCGCGGCATCGCGACCCTTGAGCTGTACCGAGCGGTGCGTGCTGGGGCGGGTGAAGACCACGGCCACTCTGCCGTTCGCGCGCCAGTCGGCGAGCAGGCTCGTGGACTGGGGGCCGTCCAGGAATACCGTAACGCGGCGGCCATCGGGCGACACCCGGCAGCCGCGTGCGCGTACCAGGTTCGGGCAGTTGCCCGCGTCGCGCGAGGCGGCGATGACGGTCACGCCGCCGGTCACGAAACCGGCAAGCTCGGCGTCGAGCCGGAATTCTGTTACGGATGGCATGCGGACGACGCCGGTGATTCAGGCGTAATGGGCGTGGGCGCGCAAGACCCTGCCGTCCGCCCCGAACTCGAATACCTCGGCCACGCGGCCGCGATGGCCCTGGTAATAGACCGTCAGGCTGTCCATGCCGCACAGCACGTCGAGCACCTCGAAGCGCAGCTTCGGTAACGCGGCCAGCGCCTGCGCCCAGTAAGCACGGACCGCGGTCTTGCCGCGCAGGCAACCGGTGGGCTCGCCCGTCACCTGCACGATCATCGGCGAGCGCATCTCGAAATCCTCGGCGTAGTGCGCCAGGATGCGGTCCAGGTCGTGCGCATTCCAGGCTGCGGCCCAGTCGGCGGCGAACCGTCGCGCGGCTTCCGGGGTGAAGCGGCTCATGGATTCCGGCTCAGCCAGTCCAGGATCAAGGCGTTGACCTCGTCGGGCTTCTCGCGGTGCAGGAAGTGGCCGGCGCCCTCGACCAGTTTCCAGTCGTAAGGGCCCTGGAACAGGTCGCGCTGGAATTCCAGCAGCCCGCCGCGCATGTCCTGCGCGCCGCACAGCACACGCGTGGGCACCGGGGTACGCCGGTCCAGGCGTTTCTTCACGTTCGCCAGCGCCGGATCGAACTTGCGCGGATTGAACATCGCGCGGTAGTAGGCCAGGCTCGCCTGCAACGCGCCCGGCTCGGCCAGCATCTGCTTGATGCGGGCGACATGCGCGCGGTCGTTATAGGCCGGCGACCACAGCTTCCACAGCAATTCGATGAAGGCGTAGTTGTTGAAGCGGCAGATCGCCTCGGGCAGCACCGGCAGCTGGTACAGGAACCAGTGGAAGGCGCGGAATACATGCTTGGGCGATTTCTTCAGCGCGCGCCGGATCGCGACCGGATGCGGGATCGCCAGGATCACCGCGCGCTTGACCAGTTTCGGATAGGCGCCGAGCACGCCGTAGCCGATTGCGGCGCCCCAGTCCTGGCCGACCAGGTAGCAGGGCTTGCCGCCGTTGAGCGCGCCGATCAGCGCCTTGACGTCGGTCGCCAGGGTGGCGCGGTCGTAATAGCCGTTCTTCGGGATTTCACTCGGCGGATAGCCGCGCAGGAAGGGCGCCACCACGCGATAGCCGGCGCGCGCCAGCGCCGGGATCTGGTATTCCCAGGACCAGGCATTGTCCGGGTAGCCGTGCAGCAGCAGCACCAGTGGCCCTTCGCCCTGTTCCAGGTACGCGAATTGGATGCCGTTGGCTTGTATTTCACCCTGCTTCAAAGGACCGCCTCCAACCTGCTCTGATGTGGGTACGGGCCGCGGATGCGGCCGTATTCCTGCGCGTAGCGCATGACAAGTCAATCCCGGTAAGACGGGTCCTCGCGATCCAGCCGGCGCAGTAGCCCCGGCCAGGCCAGCGCGCCGCCCAGACCCTTGGTGACCTGCGTGGCCTGCGCCTGGATGCCGGCCAGAATCGGGGCCGGCACCCGAATCAATTCCTTGCCGCCGGACTGCGCCAGCACCTGGATGCGGCAGGACGCCTCCAGCAGGTACATGAACAGGAAGGCGTCCGCGATGCTCGGCCCGACGGTGAGCAGGCCGTGGTTGCGCAGGATCAGGAAGTTCTTCGTGCCGAGGTCTGCCACCAGCCGCGGTTTCTCGTCCTCGTTCAGCGCCACGCCCTCGTAGTCGTGGTAGGCCATCGAGGACAGGCAGAACAGCGATTGCTGCGAGATCGGCAACAGGCCGTCTTTCTGCGCCGACACCGCGATGCCGTGCAGCGAATGGATGTGCAGCACGCACTGCGCGTCCTCGCGCGCCGCGTGCACCGCGCTGTGGATGGTGAAGCCGGCCGGGTTGATGTCGTAGGGCGAATCCATCACCTTGCGGCCGTCCAGATCGACTTTCACCAGGCTGCTCGCCGTGATCTCCTCGAACAGCCACCCGTAGGGATTGATGAGGAAATGGTGCTGCCCACCGGGCACACGCGCGGAGATGTGGGTGAAGACCAGGTCGTCCCAGCCGAACCGTGCCACCAGCCGGTAGGCGGCGGCCAGGTTGACGCGGGTTTCCCATTCTTCCTGCGTGACCTGCTCGCGCACGCTGGGCACGGGCGGATGCTCGAGCGGCTTGGTCATGGCGCCTTCCTCCGGTCGGTCCCGGAATTAAACCACCATCCGCGGGGCCCTGCTCAGGAACGCAGCAGCCAGGTCAGCAGCAGGTGGGTGGCCAGGTAGGTGGCCGGGAAGACCACGAACATCAGCAGGGCCAGATAGGCCAGCGGGTGCATGCGCGTGCGCACGCCCTCGCCGCCCGGGCCGAAGGCCCAGTTGATGTTGCGCCCGGGATCGGTCAGCCAGTAGCACACCGGCATCACCAGCCAGCACAGCAGCAGCATGGCCGGCAGCGCGCGCGGGTCATAGCCCAGCCGCCACACCAGCCACAGCAGCACCACGGTCAGCGGCACGTGGAACAGCGACAGCATGCGCAGCCACAGCGGCCGTTCGGTCTCGAACATGTAGTCGGTCAGGCCGGTGATGCGCTTGCCGGTCAGCAGCCGGCCGAAATAGCTCAGATTCCACAGCGCCTCGGGCAGCAGCACGCCGACGGCGAGCGTGCTGGCGATCAGGCTGCTTTCCAGCCACAGCGCCAGCGTGCTGCCGATCAGCGCGATGTCGGAAAACCACAGGAAGTTCGCGGGCCCGTACTTGCGCCAGTAGATCAGCAGCACCACCGCCGTCATCGCGGTGTAGGCCAGCTTGAGCCACAGCGGGACCAGGGTCAGCTCCGCTTGCGCCGGCGCGGCTTGTGTCTGCGGCTGGTGGCACCGCCCAGCAGCCATTGCCACCAGGGCGGAGCCTCTTCGCGCCGCGGTTCGGCGGCCTCGCTGGGCGTGGCGAGGGAATAGACCGGCACCGGCTCCGGAAAGCCCTTGAGCTGCTCCGGCTCGCGCGCGCTGACCACGACGGCATCGTCGGGCCGCAAAGCGGCCTGGGTACGATCGTCGGCGAGAATCTCACCGCCGGCCGCACGGCTGCACAGCCGCGCGGCGAGGTTTACGGGTGTGCCGACCGCCACGTATTCCAGGCGGCCGGCGCCGCGGATGGCACCCACCGTGGCCTTGCCGGTGGCCACACCGATGCCCAGGCCCAGGTTCGCACCGGCCTCGCTGAGCACGGGCGGCACGCGGCGCATGATCTCCAGCGACATCAGCGCCGCCCGGCGCGCGTGGTCCTTGAGCGGCAGCGGCGCACCGACCAGGATCAGCACGCCGTCGCCGGCATGGTCCTTGATCGTGCCACCGTACTCGCTGGCCACCTCGCCGACCACGTTGTAGTAGCGTTCGAGCAGGTTCACGACCTTGCCCGAATCGTGCTCGCGCGCATAGGCCGTGAAGCCGCGCAGGTCGCACAGCACCACGCTCAGCGGCCGGCGCTCGCGCTGCAGGACCTTGGACAGGCCCTCGCTGCGCACCACGCGCGCCACCTCGGGCGACAGGAACTGGCTCATGAAATGCCCGCGCTGGCCCTGGATCACCAGGTAATGCAGCGTGCCGGACAGGTAGATCAGCAGGCCGATGGCGATCGTCACCGGAATGTAGAGGTCGCTGACCACCAGGCCCGAGATCAGGAAGGGCGCCGCCACGAACAGCGCGCGCAGCCGGATCGCCTCGGCCTTGTCGATGCGCGAGCGCAGCAGCAGCCCGATGGCGATGGCGCCGCACAGCATGCTGGTGCCCAGGAGGGGCGCGAAGATCGCCCACTCGATGCTGCGCACCTTGAAGAAGCCGGGCGAATCGGCGGTCGCCAGCTCCGGGAAGAAGTGCACGTAGCCCATGGACATCAGCCAATAGACCAGCACCAGGATTTGCGCGGCGCGGAACAGCCCGATGGCCGCGCGCGCCAGCGCCACCTTGGCGGTCTTGCCGATGCGCAGGCCCCATTCGATGCCGGCCAGAATCGAAACGCTCTCCAGGCTGGTCGCCACCAGCGGAAACAGCGGGTTGTCGCTCTCGTCCAGGCCGAAGGCATCCATGAACAGGCGCAGGCCGATCAGCACCAGGCTCAGCGCCAGCGGCCGACCGATGGTATTGGCGCGGTCCGCCCAGAAATAAACCGCGCCGGTGCCGGCAGTCAGCAGGCCCATGACGAAGTAGGCGTTATCGAATGCGGGCATCATGGGCGGTAGCGGCATCCCTGCCGTTACGCCGGCCTGGCCGGCCGGGTGAAAGACCAGTCTGCGAGCTCGGCCAGCTTCGCCCCCCCCTGAGCATCGAACCAGGATTCCACCAGCCGGTAGGCGATCGAAACCGGTGGCGGCACGAAGAGTGCCCGCTGCCGTAAGAGAGTCTGCATCTCATCGTAATCGAACCAGCGCGCGTCCTCCAGCTCCTGTCCGTCCACGCGCACCGGCTGCAGCGCGGCCTCGGCATGGAAGCCCAGCATCAGCGCGGCGGGGAACGGCCAGGGCTGCGAGGAGTGATAACGCACGGTGTCCACGCGCACGCCGGACTCCTCGAACACCTCGCGCGCCACCGCGTCCTCCAGGCTCTCGCCCGGCTCGACGAAGCCGGCCAGCGTCGAATACACGTTCGGCGGCCAGCTGGCCTGGCGCCCGAGCAGGCAGTGCGGGCGTCCTGCGTGCTGCGCGGCCACCAGCACGATGATGGACGGATCGGTGCGCGGGAAGTGGCGCTTGGCGCAATCGGCATTCGTGCAGTCGCGCGCGTGCCCTGCCTCCTGCACCCGCGTCGGCGCGCCACAGCGGCCGCAGAAACGGTGGCGGCGATGCCAGTAGAGCAGGGCGCGCGCGTAGGCCAGCACCGCGGCCGCGTCACGGTCCATCCCGACCGAGGCGAAACGCAGGTCCTTGAACTCGCCGGCGCGCAGCGCGTCACCGAACTGCTCC
This is a stretch of genomic DNA from Nevskiales bacterium. It encodes these proteins:
- a CDS encoding GAF domain-containing protein, which produces MSPTLDAIRECLEGAVPAVIATCAPDGTPNVAYLSQVEYVDSVHVALSFQFFNKTRENILANPQARLLLTHPATAQMYRMSLEYLRTETAGPLFERMKAKLAGIASHTGMSGVFRLLGADIYRLLTIEQLSAQPLPAPAPRLSLLSALRVAVEKLNACSDLASLLEQTLDCLATEFDIPQALLLMADVGRERLYTVASRGYENSGVGAEIGYGEGVIGVAARERTPIRIGHMTAEYSYGRAIREAAARGGLAERLESEIPLPGLPESRSQLAVPILARGHLLGVLYVESPQDLRFSYDDEDALVVLAAQLGLHMCALQEAAETPEPAPDSDPARAPAQGRRATVRYYAENSSVFLDGDYLIKGVAGSILWTLLQDYVNGGRASFTNRELRVDPRIRLPDLSDNLEARLILLERRLVERDACVRIEKTGRGRFRLAVSRPLELISTGAD
- a CDS encoding pyridoxamine 5'-phosphate oxidase family protein, with protein sequence MPSVTEFRLDAELAGFVTGGVTVIAASRDAGNCPNLVRARGCRVSPDGRRVTVFLDGPQSTSLLADWRANGRVAVVFTRPSTHRSVQLKGRDAAIEPLAEGDHAIVARYRDLLAEELATIGYGHGFTAALLAADHDALVALSFTPEAAFSQTPGPGAGAPLTR
- a CDS encoding nuclear transport factor 2 family protein, which translates into the protein MSRFTPEAARRFAADWAAAWNAHDLDRILAHYAEDFEMRSPMIVQVTGEPTGCLRGKTAVRAYWAQALAALPKLRFEVLDVLCGMDSLTVYYQGHRGRVAEVFEFGADGRVLRAHAHYA
- a CDS encoding alpha/beta hydrolase, yielding MKQGEIQANGIQFAYLEQGEGPLVLLLHGYPDNAWSWEYQIPALARAGYRVVAPFLRGYPPSEIPKNGYYDRATLATDVKALIGALNGGKPCYLVGQDWGAAIGYGVLGAYPKLVKRAVILAIPHPVAIRRALKKSPKHVFRAFHWFLYQLPVLPEAICRFNNYAFIELLWKLWSPAYNDRAHVARIKQMLAEPGALQASLAYYRAMFNPRKFDPALANVKKRLDRRTPVPTRVLCGAQDMRGGLLEFQRDLFQGPYDWKLVEGAGHFLHREKPDEVNALILDWLSRNP
- a CDS encoding class II aldolase/adducin family protein, with translation MTKPLEHPPVPSVREQVTQEEWETRVNLAAAYRLVARFGWDDLVFTHISARVPGGQHHFLINPYGWLFEEITASSLVKVDLDGRKVMDSPYDINPAGFTIHSAVHAAREDAQCVLHIHSLHGIAVSAQKDGLLPISQQSLFCLSSMAYHDYEGVALNEDEKPRLVADLGTKNFLILRNHGLLTVGPSIADAFLFMYLLEASCRIQVLAQSGGKELIRVPAPILAGIQAQATQVTKGLGGALAWPGLLRRLDREDPSYRD
- a CDS encoding adenylate/guanylate cyclase domain-containing protein; this translates as MMPAFDNAYFVMGLLTAGTGAVYFWADRANTIGRPLALSLVLIGLRLFMDAFGLDESDNPLFPLVATSLESVSILAGIEWGLRIGKTAKVALARAAIGLFRAAQILVLVYWLMSMGYVHFFPELATADSPGFFKVRSIEWAIFAPLLGTSMLCGAIAIGLLLRSRIDKAEAIRLRALFVAAPFLISGLVVSDLYIPVTIAIGLLIYLSGTLHYLVIQGQRGHFMSQFLSPEVARVVRSEGLSKVLQRERRPLSVVLCDLRGFTAYAREHDSGKVVNLLERYYNVVGEVASEYGGTIKDHAGDGVLILVGAPLPLKDHARRAALMSLEIMRRVPPVLSEAGANLGLGIGVATGKATVGAIRGAGRLEYVAVGTPVNLAARLCSRAAGGEILADDRTQAALRPDDAVVVSAREPEQLKGFPEPVPVYSLATPSEAAEPRREEAPPWWQWLLGGATSRRHKPRRRKRS
- the nudC gene encoding NAD(+) diphosphatase; translation: MRRTPTHNNLFAAGPLDRLSERRRDAAWIEQRLRDPASRFVPVWRMRSLIHQRQAVFLDGAQAAELLPQADPVVFLGEWQDRAWFALELSALAPEQFGDALRAGEFKDLRFASVGMDRDAAAVLAYARALLYWHRRHRFCGRCGAPTRVQEAGHARDCTNADCAKRHFPRTDPSIIVLVAAQHAGRPHCLLGRQASWPPNVYSTLAGFVEPGESLEDAVAREVFEESGVRVDTVRYHSSQPWPFPAALMLGFHAEAALQPVRVDGQELEDARWFDYDEMQTLLRQRALFVPPPVSIAYRLVESWFDAQGGAKLAELADWSFTRPARPA